The sequence AATTGATAATTGTTAGATAGATTTTCTATTAAACAAACTGTAGTTTGAGCGTGCAGAGTCTTTATCTTGTAACTATTATCAatcatcttttaattttagttcGATAATATGTTGTTTATTGGTTATGTCACGTTTTAAACAAGTGTATcaatttactatataattgtTGAGATATTTAACATTCAAACGCTATGATCCACTGTATAGCtgcatttatagtattatgttTAGGGAGTTCaatgaaatgataaataaGCTTCagagtaaataaaatctagaaaAGCACTAATAATAAAGCATAATAATAGGTATAACAATCAATGCTCGAATATTCGCCTAATTCTCTCGCAAAGAACCTAATAGCGTCGCGGCACTATCTCCAATCcatgaaaacaattaaaaaagagCAAGATGCTCCGACACCTATTTCTCTATAGCATAAACGTGTCCGTAACCCAATAATAAGAAGACCTAAAAGTGTCGCAAGCTATTTCTTCGTTACGTAACACTTTCGATAATCTATTGTTCCCGAGCTCGCGCGAAGAGaacgaaaatataatcgaaGGCGTTAGCTTTGACCCGGTCGGTTCATCGCCTCCAGCACCGGATCTGGAAGAAGAAATatagggggaggaggggagagggaCAGGGGTAccaaggaaataattattccagaAGGGGGAGCGCCGTTTAACGAACGACGGTGACTTATTTTCACCGTGGCGCGCGTTAGGCTATTTCTTTTCGCGCGGTTCTCTGCTAAAAATATAGCGCGGTTGCATTGTTCTAAGAGCGCGTCGCCGCggcaaattaaccctttgcgaacGAAGTCGTTTCGACTGCGaatctaaaagaatttttcttccGGCTTCTAGGGTCACgtgactcaatttcatacTTATAGCAATAGAAGCcggaaaagaaattaattataatatttattgctgcgaatatgaaattgagtcacGTGACTCGTGTAACAGTTAccgttgcaacaatttcttaGTTTTATACTTTGGCACTaaaatttaactataatttaaatataattttgcaatgtatCGCGACAATTCTAATTGTCAATTTAACAttgggtgcaaagggttaacgttttcgatcgaacgatcctCGTTGTTTAATGATTATAAAGCAATTTTGAAATTGCCGTGACGCGTCCGCTGTGATATCGATAGCTTTCGACGGGAAATGTCGATGGTGGAAGCGTGCCTCTTTGACGGATCCACGCATGAAATTTGGTTGAAAGGCGAGTTTAAAGGGGCCAAGGGGTCGTTGACCTTCTAACACGGAGCGTTCTATGTACCTCGAGGCTAGAGAGCACTGTTTGCTGTACTATTTTGTTCACTCCGCGAACGTCCgctcaaatttttattaaatacctCCAATGTTGTTAACATGGTGCAGCGAGTTAGAATTATTATGGTATGACAAATTTTTCTCCATCaacaattccaataaattaagACCATCGTgtcaatattctaaaattgattgatcttcctattaaaataaatctcatCCATCCAGCTTCCCAGAAGTTAAATAATGATGCGCGCACGACGAGTTGCCTAGAACGATTTTTGAATACCAATAAtctcaaataataaatgattcagTATTCCAgagaatttacagaaattctGACACAATGTAATCCACTCGGCAGCGCCGGCATGTCAACAATAGTATTTGCCAACgctttgaaaaaatgttaaaaaggaTATAAGATATCGCGTGTAAATGATTGCCACTAGTATATTTACCTTACGTAGTTCGCTGTAACTTAACACATAAAACAACATTCCGGCTACTTTTAATAAAGTAAACTATTGAAGCGTTTAGTATGAAGAGACGACTGTTAGGTTGCGTAACTTGGTACAACGAATTAGCTAATGTTGTAGCTAATGTTGTAGCTAATGTCGTAGTTAATGTCGTTATAatgtagtaataattaattttagtagtattattattaaaatctaacaaattttctgttataataattatagataacttcgattaatttaatttaatttacgtgTGTACAGTTACTTTATTCCACTGTCCTTccttgttattatttatcaatgtaaactgatttaataattattaatattaatatttgggttaattattaatattaatattttacttacttattaatattaatattttatttgatccttaatattaatatttgatttaatctttaatattaatatttgatttaatccttaatattaatattctattaaatttttaatataatatttaacttacATTCAATTGAAACATTATTCCTGCTCAACCAATACAATTTCTCGCTTTTCTTTCCCTGGCGATCACCGAAGCCATAttgaatgtataatttattatacccCATCCTCTTAACAGGTCCGTGTAATTTACGTAacgtgtaacaaaatattaccAATTGTCAACAGGTGGACGAGTGAAGAAGCTGCTCCGATCACATCTTGACCGAGAAATCAGACAGAATCGGGCCGCAGCGAGATGGAGATACTCGGCGTGAAGTTCGCGCCCCTAAACGTGCCGCTGAAACGAAGAATCGAAACCCTTTCCGCGGCGCTCCTCATCGTTCTATTAGGTTTCGGTGATCTGTTAGGCTGCCTGCTCACAGCCTATCTACTGTTCTACACCGAGACCATACGCTACTTCGTGTTAGTTTACTTCGTATGGATGTACTATGACTGGGACACCTGCAACAGAGGCGGCAGAGGGTGAGTTACTCTGCTATAGCGTTAAACCTTTAGTGGACTTGCGTCAATTTTACCTCGGAAGAAAATCCGCTCGAAATTAGTATAACcaaatgattaatataaaagttaattttaattttacgatgaagcagatttaaaagaatttttgtataagAATTCCTAATGACTTTGGAaaatcagtatttattttttaatatttttcaacattttgcAAAACATCGTTAgaacgattttataatatactccTTAAAAACTatgctttttttaaaataaaaataaatattaaaaatatcgctatttataaaaataattgtcaatgAAGTAAAGAACCACTAAAAGTGTTATATAAAGGATTAAAGAACGTTGAAAAAGTTAATGTTACGTCAGTCCATCATCTCActgtttgttattaaaatgagATCAACTGGAAGGTCACATTGTAATTTTCTACACTTGCAAGTATAATCCTCGATCAGAAACACCTCGTGAAATCGTCATTGTACAGTCAAACATTTCTTTTGTATATAATAGCGTGACCGATTCACGCATCACGGCGTTGCTGTTGTCGAGGAAACAATGAGCCGATATCGAGGTAAACGTTCACTCGCGTATATAAATACGGGAAGATACTGTCGAGAGGCAGAGCAGAGGAAAATTGAACGGCACTTTGAGACACTCCATTCTATAGAATCGCCGTTCAGTTCCAAGTATACTTGAATCATCGAATCGACGGGCTGATCGAAGAACTCCATGACTGTTCTAGGCACTTGGCATAATGACGCGTTTTGGTATAATAATAGGGAttattaaacttaaaatataattattaaattaaatatacagttaCTAAACTtactatacaattataaaatttaataataaaaattatcaaatttaatatattaaacctaatttccaaaaacaacctaataaattaaataatgacataaatatatattatatctattaaatctttattattcctattattattcattttaatattattaaataagttcGTCATTTCGATGATCTTGTTTACCATCCAgcgattttcacaaaaattataaaacgtatcatatgaaacaatttcgtaCAGGATTGCACAGGTGATTTACGAAAGCCAGCTGTTTCAACTAATGACAGCGATCAAGTGGAAACTATTAACAGGCGTCCGTAGTACCAAGTTGTGGGTCAATCCGATATTTAGTTCATTGGAAAATTCTGTCGGCGTTCAGACACTGTATTAAAATGTCAAGGTCGATCGCCAGTgggtatacatatattgatcgaaagatttttaatcctttgacaAGATGGCTCGGTAAATTTAGACCTGGTATCGACAGAAAATTCGCTAATCAATTTTTGGACAGGAGAAACGTCTCCtaaattttccttaatatgatattgaattaaaaatagccaaatataattaaatacagttagatataattaaattaagtatcGTTAAACATAGTTAgatgtaattcaattaaatatcattaaatatagttaaacttagttaaattaaatgtcgTAAAATAtagtcaaatataattaaattaaatacaattaaatataaccaAATACAGTTAAACCAATCCTTTTCGTAGCAACTTTAaaagattactaaacaaatgACCCACcctatattagaatatttatttctaaaaaaaattaatgtaacaattttgttaccATAGTGCTCGCTGGACACACTGGATCAGGAACTGCGGCTGGATGCGCAACATTTGCGACTACTTCCCAGTGAAGTTGGTGAAAACCACCGATTTGGAACCCAcgaggaattatttattctgctGCTTCCCCCATGGGATCCTCTCCACCGGAGTCTTCGGCGCTTTCGGGTCCGACGTCCTCGGGTGCAAGGATCTGTTTCCAGGACTGGACATTCGAGTGGTCGTCCTCGATCAGCATTTCCAAATACCATTTTTCCGCGAATACGTTTCCGGGACTGGTGAGtgctaaccctttgcagccGAGTAGCGACTTCAAAgcttcaataaaaaaaagaatatttatgtcatatttgaaaataatttttattaacctcACTCAcatttagataattattaaggGTTGGTAATTGTTACAAGAGctaagaaatttaattctatgaTTTGTGAAAGATGCTACAGTAAAAAAATGatgtaaaatgaaaaggatataaagaacaaatatttcgGGTTTCAAGTTCAAATAGCTTCGATTTCAAAGggctaataattaattataagaacctatcattttttaacaactttttaagCAACAAAAATTTTGATCGATAATTTCTGATAACTCAGGTGGCGTAAGCAGTACACCGAGTAGTCTGAACTACCTGACGTCGACGAAGCCTGAAAAACCATACACTGGAAGAGCCACGTTATTAATCATCGGCGGAGCATCGGAATCGCTGGAATGCCAGCCTCGCAAGTATCGTATCTTGGTGAGAAGGAGAAAGGGTTTCGTGAAGATCGCGCTGAGGCATGGGTtagaataattcatttttataaatattaatatcgtccGTTGCTGAACACATGGCAGAATTTCTGTCGCGAggcaaaaaaataaattaatttaaaataaagggTGGTTGGTCGCCggctttatttaattcgtcgaTTTTCTGTTCGCAGAACTCCTCTGGTACCTGTGTTCTCTTTTGGAGAGACGGACATTTACGATCAGGTGTACGGCAGCGAAGGCTCCACCTTGAAAAAAGtgcaacattttattcgcaagAAAATCGGGATAGCTCCGATTATTTTGAGAGGTCGAGGATTCTTCCAGTACTCGTTTGGGATCATTGCTCAAAGGAGGCCCATCACTGTTGTTGGTAAATGATCTTGTTCAATGTCTAATTAGACGAACATGtactttttcatttgaaattccaaatattgtacagtaattataattatattacgttatattttctatattatataatatacatttattatattataatattgcctatatattatattactttattataatataatatattactgtattagattatattactataacataatatattattgcactagattataccattttaacataatatattatcgtactagataatactattataatatagtatactatagtactaggttatattagatattataacCATGCTACCAACAAATTTGCTCATTTAAATgaagattataaaaatgaaaaattctggattgacataacctgacattctTCTTTCTTCATTGCAGTCGGCAGCCCCATAGAGCTGCCGAAAATTCCGGAGCCGACTACGGAGCAGATCGACAAGCACCACCAGATATTCATCAAACATCTGGTCGAACTCTTCGATAACAACAAGCACAAATACGTGGAGAACGCGGACTCAGTGAGCCTCGAGCTATTGTGATACGAATCGtctcaaataaataatcgacaCTGTGCGTCCATAATCCACGAGATccttaaaaaaatcaaaatcgtTCTAAAAACGATTATGGTGTCTGtataaagaaacaaacaaGTGATGCGAGTGGTGACAGCCATACTTTCCTAGAACACTGTTTCTCTTAGCGAATTCTCTCGACGATgttttaacagaaaatatttcaattaataattgttaagatGTAATTAAATCATGCAATTCATAATTGTTAAGATGTTGCATAGTAATTACGTATCGTAATTATGTTACGTTTGTTGAAGAGTTTCGTTCGAGGTGTAGGCCTGAGACTTGCTCAAGCGCGGTTATGGTTGTTGTTGGATCATGCAGGCGTTGAATGTTTGAAGAGAAAGGAACTCGAGTCGATCGGTGTTTggaaaatatcgtttaattgGAAGAATCGTTGTATacagtcgtcgtcgtcgttcgtgTATGGTTAAATCAGTACACGGGTCGTAAAGTATACCTCGACGATCGGGACCAGTAATATTGCGAGAACCAGGACGAACGCGAACATCGCGATCACTCGTAACATCTGCGAAAGAAATGCTGGGTTTTATTATACATCTGTTTGTTATTTCTTAtctcgttgttgttgttcttcttctttttatttctctgtcgCGTTATTCGCGTACCTTGTCCTGCCATTCCTTGTTCGCGATGCAGTCGCGGAACTTCATCCGCGAGAAGTGTACCGTGCTGTATAAGGGGATCCACGTGTTCGGCATTTGACGGTGGAGGAACGTGTCCAGGTGTTTGCGGAATAGGAACGACCTTCTGTTCACCAATTCCCTCATCTGCAAATTTAATGgcatgaaataattatgttcaAAGAGAGATATATCATCGCGGTGGTttagaaatcgaatttattgatttagTTTACTCGAAATTGCTTTGCAAGTGATTTCTATGAATTCTGACATTCGACgatattatagcaattttctAGGGAGACGAATTTtagcatttaaataaaagtatatgtataattgttagaagaataaaatcgaattattattcttaagaatagattaataatatattgatattaataaatattgaaagataattatttaccttttttattcaattttattcatcatccgatttaattaatatatcttaataaaatataccttaaaaaattcttgacaAAAACATTCAGAGATAAAGAATCACAtagctaataatttatagatcaCTGTATGTTTGTTCTTAATCATTTCTATGGTACAGTTAAGTCACAGTAAAATCTTACCTCGATATAGTTATACATAGCTAAATCGCAAATCGCGTGAGCATCGTCAGTTCTTAATTCAGTGAACATCGGTAGAACCTTGCTGAAGTCCGAACCATAACGATCCATTAATTCATCTAGCAACAAAATATCCTCGAATCCCTGTCAATTAAACGCAcaacattattacaataatttcttataatgataatattccACAATATACATCAATAAGAACTGCTATCAAAAACAACTCATCTTCCACCCCTTTAAttctaaacaattataattaatatgtcGTATCAAATAAATCAACAGCTTCAACATTATATACCATACTAAAAAACAAGgcatacaaaaatagaatcgcgtgaaataaaataaaaataaaatcgcatgCGTCTGTCACGCTAAATGCAACACATTCGATACGTTTTCGACGAAATCGAACGGCGCTCTTCTCGACAGCAGCTTTTATTTACTCGAGCTTGCAATATTACATTTCGATGAAATATGGGGCAAATATTGCGTCGGctgaaattttgatttacaGCGAAAAATGCGCGAACCTTTTATTAGCTTTGCCAACAGAGAGATCGCtcgcgtaaaaatatatttcgtgcGTCGTTCTAATTGGAAAACATGGAAAATGGAGAGatgtttaattgaattatttttgattgaaTAAAAGGTCCGTGCggtgtttattattttcgatatttgaCAGAGTAATGCTGGTAACGTTTTAATTggtatataacaataaaaatcactcACGGCGTTCATTCCTTGGGCGTAGAAAGGCACCATGGCGTGTGCAGCGTCGCCTACGAGCAGAGCTGTCTTCCCAACGTGATAAGGTTTGCACTRtaataattaatcaaatttaattatataacaatattttataSRAAAGCCTTCAACCTACCatcttgtattatttattttttaaagtcacTAACCAAAATCTCGCGAtacttattgttaattattattaatacttRTTATTAATACCTTGATAGAGATCAGTGTCTTCGGCTCCCTCTCGAAGTAATCGTTCACCAGCTTCTCTCTGCCAATCAAACGCAGAAGATCGGGGAATTGTTTCTCGTAAAAGTTCAACAGATCCTGCGGCGTCTTCAATTTGTTTAACGTTGAGAAAGGCGCGAATATGTTTCCGGTGAAGGTACAGTCTTCGTTCGGCAAGGCAATCATCATGAACTCCCCTCGTGGCCAGATATGGAGATGGCTGCCGCTCATCGCGAACTTTGGGacaacattttctattatagcgtacgaattatttattgctatattggaaaatattagGCCATCAAAAAGGTATagtaaatatctaaaaatcaataatcGAAGCTCCGTTTacgaattatatataattatgtaaaattacgCATATAATTAAGCATACCTTGTTATCTTTGTCAGCAGGTACGAACAGCTCCACGTAACCATGCTCTATATAAGTTTGATTGCAATTGAACAGCGGTCTCTTCATCATCATTTTTCTGACCGTGGAATACGCCCCATCCGCTCCTATTACCAAGTCCGCTTTCActtcttctattatttcgcTTTTCGTGCTAAAATATACAGTAACCATAAAATACTATCGCAGGatgctattaatttcaatttcaaaaaagtTCTTACTCGTAGatctttattattccattCTCGAGATCGGCGTCTATCAatttcttgttgaaaaggAGACGCACctcggaatatttttcagcggctgttttataacataaaaataattaaggaaaGGATAAGAACACGAGGCCCTGGGCCCAATGTGGAAAACAAATCGGGCGTCGCGGCGAGTACAGTGCGTGTCGAGGCGCGCATGCATCCAATACGCAAAGATCGTAAGATACACGACGGGGTGGCTGGTGACAAGAAACGTGACACGCTCGAATTCTTGCGGCTTCGCGCGGCTACCGCTCGTCATCGGATACCCTCGGACCCCCCCTCcgtgttctttttatttttcatgcgAAAAGCATCTCGTGTTCGTTCGTGTTACTTTTAATGCGAGATACAGCGAACGGATCGATGGAACCTGTTACAGAATCTCGTACGGTAATCGACACCGATCGcgggcgatttttttttacgggGGTGTCGATGCTGCGAGTAGTGCAGCTCAACGAATCGGAGAGCTGCGTTATGTTTGAAAGAAACGATGGTAATAGTAATCGAAGTAGGTTTGTTGCAGTGATGTgatattttcagatttatt comes from Augochlora pura isolate Apur16 chromosome 1, APUR_v2.2.1, whole genome shotgun sequence and encodes:
- the LOC144471445 gene encoding 2-acylglycerol O-acyltransferase 2-A yields the protein MEILGVKFAPLNVPLKRRIETLSAALLIVLLGFGDLLGCLLTAYLLFYTETIRYFVLVYFVWMYYDWDTCNRGGRGARWTHWIRNCGWMRNICDYFPVKLVKTTDLEPTRNYLFCCFPHGILSTGVFGAFGSDVLGCKDLFPGLDIRVVVLDQHFQIPFFREYVSGTGGVSSTPSSLNYLTSTKPEKPYTGRATLLIIGGASESLECQPRKYRILVRRRKGFVKIALRHGTPLVPVFSFGETDIYDQVYGSEGSTLKKVQHFIRKKIGIAPIILRGRGFFQYSFGIIAQRRPITVVVGSPIELPKIPEPTTEQIDKHHQIFIKHLVELFDNNKHKYVENADSVSLELL
- the Cn gene encoding kynurenine 3-monooxygenase cn: MTVVDRKPRVAIVGGGLVGALAACFFAKRGLPVCVYEYRADIRLEDQRGQSIDLALSARGREALRAVGLEEIIVDHHGIAMRGRMLHNKDGSLKEILYDSVKRNCIYSVSRRYLNVVLLNAAEKYSEVRLLFNKKLIDADLENGIIKIYDTKSEIIEEVKADLVIGADGAYSTVRKMMMKRPLFNCNQTYIEHGYVELFVPADKDNKFAMSGSHLHIWPRGEFMMIALPNEDCTFTGNIFAPFSTLNKLKTPQDLLNFYEKQFPDLLRLIGREKLVNDYFEREPKTLISIKCKPYHVGKTALLVGDAAHAMVPFYAQGMNAGFEDILLLDELMDRYGSDFSKVLPMFTELRTDDAHAICDLAMYNYIEMRELVNRRSFLFRKHLDTFLHRQMPNTWIPLYSTVHFSRMKFRDCIANKEWQDKMLRVIAMFAFVLVLAILLVPIVEVYFTTRVLI